In Gammaproteobacteria bacterium (ex Lamellibrachia satsuma), a single genomic region encodes these proteins:
- a CDS encoding transporter substrate-binding domain-containing protein, producing MRTKIDGRIARMRPWIGLVLGLLLLSPLSLLAETDHSQALRIGYRLDSAPVQFRNERGEADGALIDLWRLWSAESGVPLRFVGGYNKATQEMLVSGQVDVLAGLFESGKRAERMDFSTPILSSPYYLFYHSVLGHLQSMDDLKGLPVGVTRGSFHEQYLREHYPALTLDLYDGYQDLFKAALEQRVQAFVTQPSYLQRYLKKIDSPEMFGRLRQPLYTRAYKAAVAKGDVAQLESVNRYLDELKIEDRAAISQRWFGVTDPAADQSVKLDLTKDEQDWLARHPVIDIGVDGNWPPIDFMDRNGIHSGIAAEYLKRIGTIVNVEFRVSPGPTFKQMLNRVRQGELKVAASVVRTDERAADLLFTQPFFTVLKAIVTRSDTEGIKNKEGLKGQTVAVEDGFSTMRQLQKQHPGITLKLFKSTADALKAVSWGDADAYVGNRSVAQWLIRQEQLSNLRFSGDPGLGPAPQRFAVHRESEWAPLVVILDKALVSIDVDEQQRIMQKWLGVKAEAKVPARQLNLTRREKQWLDEHSKIRLGIDPAWPPIEMMDAKGQHQGVTADYMKIIGESLGLDISVSPGLNWSQVLEGAKRHEIDLLPALVETEARREYLNFTESYLDFPFVIFVRERAPFIGGLEDLVGKRVAVERGYVTQEYLERDYPQLQLVFVENTQAGLEGLSLGQVDAYVGNLAVGSFIINREGLSNIKVAAPTPYDYALSIGVRKDWPELVPILQKVLDSLTPEERTAIRQKWLSIRYEMQVDYTLLWKVIAVAVVMLAFALLWLFQARRRQRILQRSEEQLKTILNTIPLAIVVSDFKGRILIANPHSSAEIQTDGSSLVGRNMAEFYLHAADRDSVIAEIREQGSILGRNLRFRTDKGHIIEGLLSAIPIRFGDGIANLGILVNLTERVKMERELAEAKKQAEVASRFKSDFLANMSHEIRTPMNAIIGMSHLTLQTDLTAKQFDYVEKIRFSAHNLLGIINDILDFSKIEAGKLDIEETNFNLDDVLENLAGMVNMKAEEKGLEILFKRDVTAPSALIGDPLRLGQILVNLVQNAIKFTRQGEVIVGVELVKQHRKHLRLRFSVTDTGIGIEEERIPHLFDAFVQADSSTTREHGGTGLGLSICRQLVGLMGGEISVESKVDAGSRFEFVLDFGRQEGVSSRIFEPDPDLRNMRVLLVDDNPAAQSILREMMASFSFKVDVVGSAAAAYEALLEAGARELPEPLPYDLVVMDWRMPEINGIDATRHIKNHLELIEQPRFILITAFGREDVLQQAEMIGFDGVLIKPINPSTFFDTIVSAFRNKRGGLRVRSSIASEVKRLKGKVLLVEDNSINQQVARDLLESFGLLVVIAEDGAVAVQQVQETDFDLVFMDVQMPVMDGYEATSAIRAKSEFEKLPIIAMTAHAMVGDRERCLAAGMDDYLSKPIDPEALFAMLKRWLDDEVQRQQKMFSDGADEGITLPEQLPGIGLAWGLQRVGGNRVLYIKLLGDFQRKYQGCCRVLTDYLEAGDTVSSRRYAHTLQGVAGNIGAKALQEAARKLEEAVRQDDIQDQSLLIEQLCESANMVFEGLASCVSQWKKTEQEMEVGQEKESISILEIGGILRKMLRLLQEGDSEAGLLLQPMTAFARTEPEIARQIDSLRGQIDDYEFEEALVTLNQIAGWLEIPLHRERVE from the coding sequence ATGAGAACCAAAATTGACGGGAGGATCGCCAGGATGCGTCCATGGATTGGGTTGGTACTCGGATTACTGCTGTTGAGTCCCCTCTCGCTATTGGCTGAGACGGATCATTCCCAAGCGTTGAGAATTGGCTACCGGCTGGATAGTGCGCCGGTGCAGTTCCGTAATGAGCGGGGCGAGGCTGATGGCGCGCTCATTGACCTCTGGCGTCTCTGGTCCGCCGAGTCGGGCGTACCCCTGCGTTTTGTCGGTGGTTACAATAAAGCCACGCAGGAGATGTTGGTCTCCGGCCAGGTTGATGTGCTCGCCGGTCTGTTCGAGAGTGGCAAGCGGGCTGAACGGATGGATTTTTCCACGCCGATTCTCAGCAGTCCCTATTACTTATTTTACCATTCGGTTCTGGGCCACCTGCAGAGTATGGATGACCTGAAGGGACTCCCGGTTGGGGTGACCCGGGGCAGCTTTCACGAACAATATCTGCGGGAACACTATCCCGCGCTGACACTGGATCTCTACGACGGCTATCAGGATCTTTTCAAGGCGGCGCTTGAACAGCGTGTCCAGGCTTTCGTTACTCAGCCGAGCTACCTGCAGCGCTATCTGAAGAAAATTGATTCGCCGGAAATGTTCGGCAGACTGCGTCAGCCTCTCTATACCCGCGCCTACAAGGCGGCGGTGGCGAAAGGTGATGTGGCTCAGCTGGAGTCGGTCAACCGCTACCTCGATGAACTGAAGATTGAGGACCGCGCCGCCATTAGTCAGCGCTGGTTTGGTGTCACCGACCCTGCAGCGGATCAATCGGTGAAACTTGATTTGACCAAGGATGAGCAGGACTGGTTGGCTCGTCATCCCGTAATCGATATCGGTGTTGATGGCAACTGGCCACCTATCGATTTTATGGACAGGAATGGTATTCATAGTGGTATCGCAGCAGAGTACCTGAAACGTATTGGCACCATCGTTAATGTCGAGTTCAGGGTCTCCCCCGGACCCACCTTCAAACAGATGCTGAATCGTGTTCGTCAGGGTGAACTCAAGGTGGCTGCATCTGTGGTCAGGACCGATGAACGAGCTGCGGACCTGCTGTTTACCCAACCTTTTTTCACTGTACTCAAGGCGATAGTGACCCGCAGTGATACGGAAGGGATAAAAAACAAAGAGGGTCTGAAAGGGCAAACTGTGGCGGTGGAGGATGGTTTCTCAACTATGAGGCAGTTGCAGAAACAGCATCCTGGTATCACCCTGAAACTGTTCAAATCCACGGCGGATGCCCTCAAGGCCGTTTCCTGGGGAGATGCGGATGCCTATGTGGGTAACCGCTCCGTCGCCCAGTGGCTGATACGGCAGGAGCAGTTGAGTAACCTGAGGTTTTCCGGGGATCCGGGGTTGGGTCCTGCGCCGCAACGCTTTGCTGTCCATCGGGAATCTGAATGGGCGCCGTTGGTGGTGATTCTCGACAAGGCGTTAGTTTCCATCGATGTTGATGAACAGCAGCGGATCATGCAGAAGTGGCTGGGGGTGAAGGCAGAAGCCAAAGTCCCTGCACGGCAGTTGAATCTGACTCGGCGTGAAAAACAGTGGCTGGACGAACATTCCAAGATTCGCCTCGGCATTGATCCGGCCTGGCCGCCGATTGAAATGATGGATGCCAAAGGTCAACATCAAGGCGTCACAGCGGATTACATGAAAATAATTGGCGAGAGCCTCGGTCTGGATATTTCGGTCTCCCCCGGATTGAACTGGTCTCAAGTGCTGGAAGGGGCAAAACGCCATGAAATCGATCTGCTCCCCGCCCTTGTGGAGACAGAGGCTCGTCGGGAGTATCTGAATTTCACCGAATCCTATCTTGATTTTCCCTTTGTCATATTCGTCCGTGAGCGGGCGCCTTTCATCGGGGGGTTGGAAGACTTGGTGGGAAAGCGAGTTGCAGTGGAACGGGGTTATGTGACCCAGGAGTATCTCGAACGGGATTATCCGCAGCTACAACTGGTATTCGTGGAAAATACCCAGGCGGGCCTGGAAGGCCTCTCTCTGGGGCAGGTCGATGCCTATGTCGGCAACCTGGCGGTGGGCAGTTTTATCATCAATCGTGAAGGACTGAGCAACATCAAGGTAGCGGCTCCGACGCCCTACGATTACGCGCTCAGTATCGGCGTGCGCAAGGATTGGCCGGAACTGGTGCCGATTCTGCAGAAGGTGCTGGATAGTCTGACGCCGGAGGAGCGTACGGCAATCCGGCAGAAATGGCTTTCCATTCGTTATGAGATGCAGGTTGACTATACGCTGTTGTGGAAAGTGATTGCTGTTGCTGTCGTGATGCTTGCGTTTGCCCTGCTCTGGCTGTTTCAGGCACGAAGACGGCAGCGAATATTACAGCGTAGCGAAGAGCAGTTAAAAACGATCCTCAATACCATTCCCCTGGCGATTGTGGTCAGTGATTTCAAGGGCAGGATCCTGATCGCCAATCCCCACTCTTCTGCTGAGATTCAAACGGATGGCAGCAGCCTGGTGGGCCGTAACATGGCCGAGTTCTATCTGCATGCTGCAGATCGGGATTCAGTGATCGCGGAGATCAGGGAACAGGGCAGTATCCTGGGGCGGAATCTGCGTTTCCGTACAGATAAGGGTCACATCATAGAAGGGCTGCTCTCGGCCATACCTATTCGTTTTGGCGACGGGATTGCCAACCTCGGCATCCTGGTCAATCTCACTGAGCGGGTGAAGATGGAGCGAGAGTTGGCTGAGGCAAAAAAACAGGCCGAAGTGGCAAGCCGGTTCAAGAGTGATTTTCTCGCCAACATGAGCCACGAGATCCGCACCCCCATGAATGCCATCATCGGCATGAGCCATTTGACCCTGCAGACCGACCTCACGGCAAAACAGTTCGACTATGTGGAGAAGATACGTTTTTCCGCCCACAATCTGCTCGGCATCATCAACGACATCCTCGATTTCTCCAAGATCGAGGCGGGCAAACTGGATATCGAAGAGACCAACTTCAATCTGGACGATGTGCTGGAGAATCTTGCCGGCATGGTCAATATGAAAGCCGAAGAGAAGGGGCTGGAGATACTCTTCAAAAGGGATGTCACAGCGCCCAGCGCCCTTATTGGAGATCCGCTGCGATTGGGACAGATTCTGGTGAATCTGGTGCAAAACGCAATCAAGTTCACCCGTCAGGGAGAGGTGATTGTCGGCGTGGAGCTGGTAAAACAGCACCGCAAACATCTGCGGCTGAGATTCTCCGTTACCGATACGGGTATAGGTATCGAAGAGGAACGGATCCCGCATCTGTTCGATGCCTTTGTGCAGGCGGACAGTTCAACCACACGGGAGCATGGAGGCACCGGACTGGGGTTGAGCATCTGCCGGCAGCTTGTTGGTCTGATGGGAGGCGAGATCTCTGTCGAGAGCAAGGTGGATGCCGGTAGCCGATTTGAGTTTGTACTCGATTTTGGCCGCCAGGAGGGGGTATCGAGCCGAATATTTGAACCAGATCCGGATCTGCGCAACATGCGGGTTTTGCTGGTTGATGACAACCCTGCGGCGCAGAGTATTTTGCGGGAGATGATGGCTTCGTTCTCATTTAAGGTGGATGTCGTGGGATCGGCAGCGGCGGCCTATGAGGCACTGCTGGAAGCCGGTGCACGGGAGTTGCCGGAGCCGCTCCCATACGATCTCGTGGTGATGGATTGGCGAATGCCGGAAATCAATGGCATCGATGCGACGCGCCATATAAAAAATCATCTGGAGTTGATAGAGCAGCCGCGTTTTATCCTGATTACCGCCTTTGGGCGGGAAGATGTGCTGCAGCAGGCGGAAATGATCGGCTTCGATGGTGTGCTGATCAAACCCATCAATCCTTCCACGTTTTTCGACACCATTGTGTCGGCATTTCGCAATAAACGGGGGGGACTGCGCGTCAGATCTTCTATTGCATCTGAGGTCAAACGACTCAAAGGCAAGGTGCTGTTGGTGGAAGACAACAGCATCAACCAGCAGGTGGCGAGGGACTTGCTGGAGAGTTTTGGACTGCTGGTGGTGATTGCCGAGGATGGCGCGGTTGCTGTTCAGCAGGTGCAGGAGACGGATTTCGATTTGGTTTTTATGGATGTGCAGATGCCTGTGATGGATGGGTATGAGGCGACCAGTGCCATCCGTGCAAAGTCGGAGTTCGAGAAATTACCGATCATTGCCATGACCGCCCATGCCATGGTTGGGGATCGCGAACGTTGTCTGGCGGCTGGCATGGATGACTATCTGTCTAAGCCGATCGACCCGGAAGCGCTGTTTGCGATGCTGAAGCGATGGCTCGATGATGAGGTTCAACGGCAACAGAAAATGTTCTCTGACGGTGCTGACGAGGGTATCACCCTGCCTGAGCAGCTGCCGGGTATCGGGCTGGCGTGGGGGCTGCAACGGGTAGGCGGAAATCGTGTTTTATATATCAAACTGCTGGGAGATTTTCAGCGCAAGTACCAGGGATGCTGCAGAGTATTGACTGACTATCTGGAGGCTGGGGACACAGTCTCTTCCCGACGCTACGCCCATACCCTTCAGGGGGTTGCAGGCAATATCGGCGCCAAAGCGTTGCAGGAGGCGGCAAGGAAGCTGGAGGAGGCGGTCCGACAGGATGACATACAGGATCAATCACTACTCATTGAACAGTTGTGTGAGTCCGCCAATATGGTCTTTGAGGGGCTGGCTTCTTGCGTGAGTCAGTGGAAGAAGACGGAGCAGGAGATGGAGGTCGGGCAGGAAAAGGAATCTATTTCCATTTTGGAGATAGGGGGTATACTGCGAAAAATGTTACGTCTGCTGCAAGAGGGGGATTCGGAAGCGGGTCTGTTGTTGCAGCCAATGACAGCCTTTGCCCGCACAGAGCCGGAGATAGCGAGGCAGATCGATTCACTGCGCGGGCAGATCGATGATTATGAGTTCGAGGAGGCACTGGTTACCTTAAACCAGATCGCAGGATGGTTAGAGATCCCTTTACATAGAGAGCGAGTAGAGTGA
- a CDS encoding two-component system response regulator has translation MVDDESFYLDVLVNLLNGEYRLSIAKDGEQALKRAGSATPPDLILLDVLMPQMDGYEVCHHLKADERTANIPVVFLTVKGEVDDEIRGFELGAVDYITKPMSPPIVRSRVKTHLALAQARHVLENQNQVLEQRIRERTMEISRTQDVAIFCMASLAETRDNETGNHIRRTQHYIRLLSEYLKDHPRFRAHLNDATIDLLFKSAPLHDIGKVGVPDRILLKPASLDPDEWDEMKRHPQYGYDALLRAEEELGSSSFLRVAREIALTHHEHWDGSGYPAGLRGDNIPVAGRLMALADVYDALISRRIYKAPYSHESAVEIILQERGAHFDPAAVDAFEHLQDEFHRIAQEFSDREV, from the coding sequence ATCGTTGACGACGAGAGTTTCTACCTTGATGTGCTGGTAAACCTGTTGAATGGAGAGTATCGGCTCTCGATTGCCAAAGATGGTGAGCAGGCGCTGAAACGGGCTGGCAGCGCCACCCCCCCCGATCTTATTTTGCTCGATGTGCTCATGCCGCAGATGGATGGTTACGAGGTATGCCACCACCTCAAGGCTGACGAGCGAACGGCCAACATCCCAGTGGTCTTTCTTACCGTAAAAGGTGAGGTGGATGACGAGATCCGGGGGTTTGAGCTGGGCGCTGTGGATTACATCACCAAGCCTATGAGTCCGCCGATCGTGCGTTCAAGGGTCAAGACCCATCTGGCACTCGCTCAAGCGCGTCATGTGCTGGAGAATCAAAACCAGGTGCTGGAACAGCGGATTCGCGAACGCACCATGGAGATCTCCCGAACCCAGGATGTCGCCATCTTCTGCATGGCCTCCCTGGCGGAGACACGGGACAACGAAACAGGCAACCACATCCGCCGTACCCAGCACTACATACGACTGCTTTCAGAATATCTCAAGGACCATCCCAGGTTTCGGGCACACCTCAATGACGCGACCATCGATCTGCTGTTCAAGTCGGCGCCGTTGCACGATATCGGTAAAGTCGGTGTGCCGGACCGGATTCTGCTCAAGCCCGCCTCACTCGATCCCGATGAGTGGGACGAGATGAAACGTCATCCTCAGTATGGCTATGATGCCCTGTTACGGGCCGAAGAGGAGTTGGGCAGTTCCAGTTTTCTGCGGGTGGCCAGAGAGATTGCGCTGACACATCATGAACATTGGGACGGCAGTGGTTATCCCGCAGGGTTGCGAGGGGATAATATTCCGGTGGCTGGACGCCTGATGGCGCTGGCGGATGTCTACGATGCGCTGATCAGCCGCCGGATATATAAAGCGCCATATTCCCATGAGTCTGCGGTGGAAATCATCCTGCAGGAGCGTGGTGCCCATTTTGATCCAGCGGCGGTGGATGCGTTTGAACACTTGCAGGATGAGTTTCACCGGATTGCGCAGGAGTTTTCCGACCGGGAGGTATGA
- a CDS encoding response regulator gives MASILAVDDSASMRQMVSFTLKGAGFDVVEAVDGIDALSKAKGQSFNLVITDVNMPNMDGISLIKELRGLPAFKFTPLLMLTTESGNDKKQQGKMAGATGWIVKPFNPDQLLATVKKVLG, from the coding sequence ATGGCAAGCATTCTTGCAGTTGATGATTCGGCCTCCATGCGCCAGATGGTGTCCTTTACCTTGAAAGGTGCAGGATTTGATGTTGTTGAAGCGGTCGATGGTATCGATGCCTTGAGCAAAGCCAAAGGTCAGAGCTTCAATCTCGTTATTACTGACGTCAACATGCCTAACATGGATGGAATCAGCCTGATCAAGGAGCTTAGAGGCCTGCCGGCTTTCAAATTTACGCCTCTTTTGATGCTGACCACCGAGTCAGGAAACGATAAAAAACAACAGGGAAAGATGGCGGGGGCGACGGGTTGGATCGTCAAGCCTTTCAATCCGGATCAGTTGCTTGCGACAGTTAAGAAGGTATTGGGCTAA
- a CDS encoding chemotaxis protein CheA, translated as MSIDMAQFHQVFFEESFEGLDIMESGLLNMDPGTVDDEEINSIFRAAHSIKGGSGTFGFNDISSFTHIMETLLDEMRDGRRPVTPEAVDALLRSVDVLRDMLAATSDDGEVDEERVQEQKSELEQILNGKPGEVATDVGAAAQPVGGVEVRPIGWHIVFRPLPHMLRTGNDPLRIIRELAELGDLKSEGDISALPALSSYEPEDSYLSWDLHLHGDVEKQAIDDIFDWVEDDCELIIMPLLPEGEPEVAMVSAAVVPAVSEPEAPAVQAAPPPVERRSKKDRRSSKDRRTNDRRQSGGSSGGGSIRVEISKIDALINMVGELVITQSMLSMLGEDFEMDRLERLNDGLAQLERHTRELQESVMQVRMLPISFTFSRFPRLVHDLSSKLGKKIELKMTGENTEVDKTVIEKIGDPLVHLVRNSLDHGIEMPEERLAAGKPETGTINLSASHKGGNIVIEIRDDGQGLNRDKIEEKALEKGIIDEDHNLSDQQIYELIFAAGFSTADVVSDVSGRGVGMDVVRKNINELGGGIEIESDPGKGSAIIIRLPLTLAILDGQTVTVADETYIVPLVSIIESIQVKADQINRVAGKGETFKLRDEFLPILRLHELFGIENPKASSLEEGLLVVVEGDGRHCGLFVDDLLGQQQVVIKSLEANYQRVDGISGATILGDGSVALILDIPGLLRLAAETGADSAAKQTA; from the coding sequence ATGTCGATAGACATGGCGCAATTCCATCAGGTCTTCTTCGAAGAGAGTTTTGAAGGCCTCGATATCATGGAGTCCGGGTTGCTTAATATGGATCCGGGAACCGTTGATGATGAGGAGATCAACTCGATCTTCCGTGCCGCTCATTCCATCAAGGGAGGCAGCGGCACCTTCGGATTCAACGATATCTCCAGTTTCACCCATATCATGGAAACGCTGCTGGACGAGATGCGGGATGGCCGCCGTCCGGTTACCCCCGAGGCTGTTGATGCATTGCTTCGGTCAGTGGATGTGCTGCGTGACATGTTGGCCGCCACCAGTGATGACGGTGAAGTGGATGAGGAGAGGGTTCAGGAGCAGAAGTCTGAACTGGAACAGATCCTCAACGGCAAGCCCGGAGAGGTTGCGACAGATGTCGGTGCAGCGGCACAGCCGGTTGGGGGCGTCGAGGTCAGGCCAATCGGCTGGCATATCGTATTCCGACCGCTTCCCCATATGCTGCGTACCGGAAACGATCCGTTACGCATCATTCGTGAACTGGCGGAACTGGGTGATCTCAAGTCCGAAGGTGATATCAGCGCCCTGCCGGCGCTCTCCAGCTATGAGCCTGAAGACAGCTATCTCTCATGGGATCTGCATCTTCACGGTGATGTGGAGAAACAGGCAATCGACGATATCTTCGACTGGGTCGAGGATGATTGCGAATTGATTATTATGCCGTTACTGCCTGAAGGTGAACCTGAGGTGGCAATGGTTTCTGCGGCAGTGGTGCCTGCAGTCAGTGAACCGGAGGCGCCGGCCGTACAGGCTGCGCCACCACCGGTGGAGCGACGCAGTAAGAAAGATCGTCGTTCCAGTAAGGATCGCCGCACCAACGATCGTCGTCAGTCTGGCGGCAGTAGTGGCGGCGGTTCCATTCGTGTCGAAATCTCCAAGATCGACGCCCTTATTAATATGGTCGGCGAACTGGTCATCACCCAGTCGATGCTGAGCATGCTGGGTGAGGATTTCGAAATGGACAGGCTGGAACGTCTCAATGACGGTCTGGCACAGCTTGAGCGTCACACCCGTGAATTGCAGGAGAGTGTGATGCAGGTGCGCATGTTGCCCATCAGCTTCACCTTCAGCCGCTTTCCCCGCTTGGTGCATGACTTGAGCAGCAAGCTTGGCAAGAAGATTGAACTGAAGATGACCGGCGAGAACACCGAGGTGGACAAGACAGTGATCGAAAAGATCGGTGATCCGCTGGTCCATCTGGTGCGTAACAGCCTCGATCACGGCATTGAGATGCCCGAAGAGCGGCTTGCAGCAGGTAAGCCGGAGACCGGGACAATCAATCTCAGCGCCTCCCATAAAGGGGGCAATATCGTCATCGAGATTCGCGACGATGGCCAGGGCCTGAATCGTGACAAGATCGAAGAGAAGGCACTCGAAAAAGGGATCATCGATGAAGATCACAACCTCTCCGACCAGCAGATATATGAACTGATCTTTGCAGCAGGCTTCTCCACCGCCGATGTGGTGAGTGATGTCTCTGGTCGTGGTGTCGGCATGGATGTGGTGCGTAAGAACATCAATGAGCTGGGGGGTGGCATCGAGATTGAGTCCGATCCCGGTAAGGGTTCGGCGATAATCATCCGTCTGCCGCTGACGCTGGCTATTCTCGATGGCCAGACAGTGACCGTGGCGGATGAGACCTACATCGTGCCCCTGGTCTCCATTATCGAATCGATCCAGGTGAAGGCAGATCAGATCAACCGAGTGGCGGGCAAGGGTGAGACCTTCAAACTGCGGGACGAGTTTCTGCCTATCCTGCGCCTGCATGAACTTTTCGGTATCGAAAATCCCAAGGCCTCAAGTTTGGAAGAGGGGCTGTTGGTGGTTGTGGAAGGTGATGGCCGTCACTGTGGCCTCTTCGTGGATGACCTGCTTGGACAGCAGCAGGTGGTGATCAAATCTCTGGAGGCCAACTACCAGCGTGTGGACGGTATCTCCGGCGCGACCATCCTAGGTGATGGTTCGGTGGCCCTGATCCTGGATATCCCCGGCCTGCTGCGTCTGGCGGCCGAGACCGGAGCGGACAGCGCAGCGAAACAGACTGCCTGA
- a CDS encoding chemotaxis protein CheW — protein MNEPQAKIVAALENQGDEYLTFRLGDEDYGVDILRVQEIRGWETATRIPNSPGYVKGVVNMRGSIVPIFDMRQRLGMEVRPYSKNTVVIVLRVKSDRGERNMGVVVDEVSDVLSTQKDRIRNTPEFGGGIATDYISGLADAGDKMIMLLDVDKLLNQGEQTESENEDAA, from the coding sequence ATGAATGAACCTCAAGCAAAGATTGTAGCGGCACTGGAGAACCAGGGCGATGAGTACCTGACCTTCCGACTCGGTGATGAGGATTACGGTGTCGATATCCTGCGGGTGCAGGAGATTCGCGGATGGGAAACGGCCACCCGGATCCCCAACTCGCCGGGATATGTAAAGGGCGTGGTCAATATGCGTGGCTCCATTGTGCCGATCTTCGACATGCGGCAGCGATTGGGGATGGAGGTGCGTCCCTACAGTAAAAATACGGTGGTCATCGTGCTGCGGGTAAAGAGTGATAGAGGTGAGCGCAATATGGGCGTGGTGGTGGATGAGGTCTCCGATGTCCTCAGTACCCAGAAAGACCGCATCCGCAACACACCGGAATTCGGCGGCGGCATTGCAACCGATTATATCTCCGGCCTGGCGGATGCCGGCGACAAGATGATCATGCTCCTGGATGTGGACAAGCTACTCAACCAGGGCGAACAGACAGAATCAGAGAATGAGGACGCCGCTTGA